Within the Terriglobales bacterium genome, the region GGGGCCAGATGCCGCGCATCCAGTAGCGCGGCGCAACATTCTTTCCACAGGATTCTGGGTTATACTGCGCTCGCGGTCGGAAAGAATTCTTAAGCACTGAGGAAGAACCGCCATCATGGCAGTCAAGGCGATCCGCGAGTCCGCTGCCCCCATCCGCGCCGATGATTTCAACTCCCTGGAACAGAAGGTCTATCGCGCCATCGAATCGCTGAAGGTGGCGCGCGCGGCCAAGGAAGCCGCGGAGCGCGATGTGGCCAGGGTACGGCAGCAAATGGCCGATCGCGCCGACGAACTGGGCTCGCTGCGGCACGAGATGGTCGCCCTGCGGCGCGAACGCGAAGAGGTCCGCAGCCGGATGGAGAAGCTGCTCAAGCAGATTGAAGCCTTGACGGCGGACGAAAGCGGGCGATAATCAACCGAGGCGCGTCCCCGAATCCCATTCGGGGCGGCCGGAGGAGCCGGTGGCCAAGTCGAACGACGATAGCGTGCGCGTCGAGATCTACGATCAAACCTACAACCTGCGCGGCTCCGATCCGCAATACATCAAGAAGCTGGCCGATTTCGTGGACGGCAGGATGCGCACCGTGGCGCAGCAAACCGCGACCGTGGATTCCCTGCGGCTGGCGGTGCTGGCGGCGCTCAACATCGCAGACGAATACCACATCCTCAAGCGCAAGTACGACGACATCGCCGGCGACTTCGATCAGCGCGCCCGCGAGCTCTCCAGCGCCCTCGACGAGGCCTTGCAGGACGTACGCCGGGCGGGATAGTCCCCTTCAACCGGCGCTACTTCTTGAAAACGTTGTGGGACTGTCGCCGATTGGAGAGCGAGAGGGCGATGAGAAGGTCGCGGAGCATCAGGCGCGGACGCTCCGGCGCAGGAGGTAGAGGCGGCGATGCGTGCCCTCGAGCTGCTGCGAGCGCACGATCTCGAAGTGGGCGCGGCAGGCGTTTTCAAACACCTGCTGGTTGAGGTCGCGATGCAGATGCTCACGGCCGCGGGTGAGGCGGCGGAACATGGAGTCCTGCGGGTCCACGTACTCGGCGACCACGAGGTTGGTGGAGAGCTCGGCGGCGAGCGCGAGGATCTCGGCCAGCGGGATGCGCTCGGTGACCAGCATGTGGTGGATGACGGCGAGCATCAGCACGGCGTCAAAGCCGCCGCGGGCGCGCTCCAGGAAGCCGGGGCACTCGCGGGTGCGCCATCCTGTCGGGGGCGTGGGCCGCGCCAGGTTGACCACCAGCGGCAGGATGTCCAGCTTCTCGTTGTGAGCGTTGCGCCAGATCTCGCCTGCGACCACCGGGTCGGAGTCCACGGCGACGACGCTCGCGCTCGAGCGCGCGGCCAGAGCGCTGAAATGTCCGGTGTTGGCGCCGACGTCCAAGACCCGCCGGGGCTGAAATTCCTTGAGCGCGGCGTCCACGAACGCCTGCTTGGCGGCGAAGTGTTCGCGGGAGTAGTTGTTGTCTGCGGCCATGTATTCGGACCAAGTCGAATGCTTCCCTGCCCGCGGCGCGACCCTGGCCAGCGACTTGCGCAGGCCGCGCAAAAGCGAGCGCAGGATGTAGCGCGCCTTCTCGGTATCCGCGAGCAGCTTTTTCTGGTAGACGCTGTGATCATCAGGATCCTGCCGCGCTCCCAACCAGGTGGGCAGCGTGACCAGGGTAAGGAAGGGCGAGCGAA harbors:
- the zapA gene encoding cell division protein ZapA — protein: MAKSNDDSVRVEIYDQTYNLRGSDPQYIKKLADFVDGRMRTVAQQTATVDSLRLAVLAALNIADEYHILKRKYDDIAGDFDQRARELSSALDEALQDVRRAG
- a CDS encoding methyltransferase domain-containing protein, which translates into the protein MSPLVPQSAPAASFRDPAGQLFRFPGHIVRAVLPEGAADLNAFLASAAARKFAESGNLVRTEVLSAEQLTEAIGAVESQSLRAGFPGATFLEHERVPFPSFPYEWPPEMLHAAAALTLDLAEALLEESLGLKDGTPYNVLFLGSRPVFVDVLSVERREPGDATWLPYAQFVRTFLLPVAAAERLGLPLDQSLLGRRDGLEPEDVYRMCGALRKLRSPFLTLVTLPTWLGARQDPDDHSVYQKKLLADTEKARYILRSLLRGLRKSLARVAPRAGKHSTWSEYMAADNNYSREHFAAKQAFVDAALKEFQPRRVLDVGANTGHFSALAARSSASVVAVDSDPVVAGEIWRNAHNEKLDILPLVVNLARPTPPTGWRTRECPGFLERARGGFDAVLMLAVIHHMLVTERIPLAEILALAAELSTNLVVAEYVDPQDSMFRRLTRGREHLHRDLNQQVFENACRAHFEIVRSQQLEGTHRRLYLLRRSVRA